The following proteins come from a genomic window of Streptomyces sp. NBC_01716:
- a CDS encoding LamG domain-containing protein — MVLGWLPAVASASSVQPGRAIATPENADAGAPALSEADAFARAERSGEDVEVLSLRGESSETFATPEGSLEAREYLRPVWTRVGGEWKPVDTALARSSDDGTVRPGATTVGLAFSGGGDGPLVRMERAGRALALSWPLGEVPVPEMDGATATYREILPDVDLRLGAQEDGFTQLLVVKSAEAAQTEALAELRLSLATEGMHVRTTASGGLEAVDVGAAGTVFEAATPVMWDSSPSAGAGETVAPRTRAADESDATGEGEPGPGESGKLVPVGVEVTANGEELLLRPDADVLTGEDTVYPVFIDPQWYSPKASAWTMASKYWASSPQWKFNGKSDEGLGYCGWDYCAPHDTKRLFYRIPVSKFAGKSVLSAEFVVRNTWSASCTDRSVELWRTKDISASTTWNSQNASGFWIKELSAKSFAYGYEGCAAKDAEFSIRSAVQEAADKKWSTMTFGLRAASEDDRLAWKRFSEKAFLRVEYNRPPPQIKMSQLAMEYGGTCKKPATVARVRTLGKIYANKVTDPDGDSVRVQFQAKWDSGDGKGLIARWSPSLTTAKKSGSSFSITLPATVPTNKQVNWYARTYDGAQYSPWSYAGDDPTGCYFVYDTSVPKAPTVSSGEYPASDPENADDPWFDGVGKYGTFSLKAADSDVTKYWYGVNGDPSSKNTLTTSGGAAKSVQVLPAEPGLNFVTAQAFDAAGNGSEIRTYQYRVKAGQPERGAWQLDENAGATAAQGSSGARVAELRGGAVTGVPGVKGSAVSFDGVDDYAVTDIPTVNTEIGFSVSAWVKLSDVPDHAAIVAAQPGNHSPGFELYYSHSYGRWVFNQYTSDTPGAPVARAMAPQPGGVVAGRWTHLVGVYSGSTQDLHLYVDGSLVGSTPYSTAWDARRGLQIGAGSYSGSPGSFLPGEIDEVRIFDKPVSATEVGRLLRHESIGTGRTARTVFPLDEPAGAVEVTGRADTQPLGLAGDARLGAPGVAGKALKLDGAGDYAHTAAPHVDTQRPFTVSAWAKLDRIPGEGATVVAQLGQNRPGFELYYSKTFNRWGFTQYSGDVPGATQVRAVQPEGTSARVGEWVHLVGVHDATANTLTLYVNGVKSASVAQSAAWYAGGRVQVGALTIDGGDLIQHFPGTIDDIRFFDRPVADDEVRQLFQQRPLVKARWKFDQPGATTSPDDSGEGNDLTLGGGTQIGSGWVDGGLVLDGVNDYAASAAAPVDTSTSFTVTAWAQAAAVPQSGVTLLSMPGTQQSAFAVRYLPSATPDTDPGRWRISVPDQDTSDAGSADVENGQFYSAADWTHLALVYDGFAKRLQLYVNGELEESACVDADGNGEGDDSACIDRISWSENVISFKAAQPLQIGRLRSGTSWGQYWPGVLSDVWAFQGTLTADQVVRLAYGMPGLPTEIPATD; from the coding sequence ATGGTTCTGGGGTGGCTCCCCGCGGTGGCGTCCGCGTCGTCCGTTCAGCCCGGCCGGGCGATCGCCACGCCGGAGAACGCGGACGCCGGGGCACCCGCACTCTCGGAGGCGGACGCGTTCGCCAGGGCCGAGCGGTCCGGCGAAGACGTCGAGGTCCTGTCCCTGCGCGGTGAGAGCAGCGAGACATTCGCGACCCCGGAGGGGAGCCTTGAGGCCCGGGAGTATCTGCGCCCGGTCTGGACCCGCGTGGGCGGCGAATGGAAGCCCGTCGACACCGCTCTGGCTCGGTCCTCCGACGACGGCACGGTCCGGCCTGGGGCGACGACGGTCGGTCTGGCCTTCTCCGGCGGGGGCGACGGCCCGCTGGTACGGATGGAGCGGGCGGGCCGGGCACTGGCGCTGTCCTGGCCCCTGGGAGAAGTGCCCGTACCGGAGATGGACGGTGCGACGGCCACCTACCGGGAGATCCTGCCTGACGTGGATCTGCGCCTCGGTGCGCAGGAGGACGGCTTCACTCAACTGCTGGTGGTCAAATCGGCCGAGGCGGCGCAGACCGAGGCACTCGCGGAGCTGAGGTTGTCTCTCGCGACCGAGGGCATGCACGTACGAACGACTGCTTCCGGCGGCCTGGAAGCCGTGGATGTCGGCGCCGCGGGAACCGTCTTCGAGGCCGCGACACCTGTTATGTGGGACTCCAGCCCGAGCGCCGGTGCCGGCGAGACGGTGGCCCCCCGCACGCGTGCGGCCGACGAATCGGACGCCACCGGCGAGGGGGAGCCCGGCCCCGGCGAGTCGGGGAAGCTCGTGCCCGTCGGTGTTGAAGTCACCGCCAATGGCGAGGAGTTGTTGCTCAGGCCCGACGCCGATGTCCTCACGGGTGAGGACACGGTGTATCCGGTCTTCATCGATCCGCAGTGGTACTCGCCCAAGGCCTCGGCCTGGACCATGGCCTCCAAGTACTGGGCTTCGTCACCGCAGTGGAAGTTCAACGGCAAGTCCGACGAGGGCTTGGGGTACTGCGGTTGGGACTACTGCGCGCCGCACGACACCAAGCGGCTCTTTTACCGCATCCCCGTCTCCAAGTTCGCTGGAAAGTCCGTTCTCAGCGCCGAGTTCGTGGTGCGCAACACATGGTCGGCGTCCTGCACGGACCGCAGCGTGGAGCTGTGGCGCACCAAGGACATCTCTGCGTCGACCACGTGGAACTCGCAAAACGCCTCCGGTTTCTGGATCAAGGAGTTGAGCGCGAAGTCCTTCGCCTACGGATACGAGGGGTGCGCGGCCAAGGACGCGGAGTTCAGCATCAGGTCCGCGGTGCAGGAAGCCGCGGACAAGAAGTGGTCGACCATGACCTTCGGGCTACGGGCCGCCAGTGAAGACGATCGCCTGGCGTGGAAGCGTTTCTCGGAGAAGGCGTTCCTTCGGGTCGAGTACAACCGCCCGCCTCCCCAGATCAAGATGTCGCAGTTGGCGATGGAGTACGGGGGCACCTGCAAGAAGCCTGCGACGGTCGCGCGCGTACGCACGCTGGGAAAGATCTACGCGAACAAGGTGACGGACCCGGACGGTGACAGCGTTCGGGTGCAGTTCCAGGCCAAATGGGATTCCGGCGACGGCAAGGGGCTGATCGCCCGCTGGAGCCCGTCACTGACCACCGCGAAGAAGTCGGGTTCGAGTTTCTCGATCACGCTGCCCGCCACGGTGCCGACCAACAAGCAGGTCAACTGGTACGCGCGGACTTATGACGGCGCTCAGTACTCGCCCTGGTCGTACGCGGGGGACGATCCCACGGGTTGCTACTTCGTCTACGACACGAGCGTGCCGAAGGCCCCCACCGTGTCGTCCGGCGAATATCCGGCGTCCGACCCCGAGAATGCCGATGACCCGTGGTTCGATGGGGTGGGCAAGTACGGCACGTTCTCTCTGAAGGCGGCCGACTCCGATGTGACGAAGTACTGGTACGGCGTCAACGGCGACCCGAGTTCGAAGAACACTCTGACCACGTCGGGCGGTGCGGCGAAGAGCGTTCAGGTGCTGCCGGCGGAGCCCGGACTCAACTTCGTCACCGCTCAGGCATTCGACGCCGCGGGCAATGGTAGCGAGATCCGCACCTATCAGTACCGGGTCAAGGCGGGCCAACCGGAGCGCGGTGCCTGGCAACTCGACGAGAACGCGGGAGCGACAGCGGCGCAAGGCTCCTCCGGCGCGCGCGTGGCCGAGCTGCGAGGTGGCGCGGTCACCGGTGTGCCCGGGGTGAAGGGGAGCGCCGTGTCCTTCGACGGGGTGGACGACTACGCCGTCACGGACATCCCCACGGTGAACACCGAGATCGGCTTCTCCGTCTCGGCCTGGGTGAAGTTGTCCGACGTGCCCGATCACGCGGCGATCGTCGCGGCCCAGCCGGGCAACCATTCACCGGGCTTCGAGCTCTACTACTCGCACTCCTACGGCCGTTGGGTGTTCAACCAGTACACCTCGGACACGCCGGGCGCCCCCGTCGCACGTGCCATGGCTCCACAGCCGGGCGGTGTGGTGGCCGGCCGCTGGACGCATCTGGTGGGTGTCTACAGCGGGAGTACCCAGGACCTGCACCTCTACGTCGACGGCTCGCTGGTGGGATCGACACCGTACTCAACGGCTTGGGACGCACGGCGCGGGCTGCAGATCGGCGCCGGGTCCTACAGCGGAAGTCCCGGCTCCTTCCTGCCCGGCGAGATCGACGAGGTACGGATATTCGACAAGCCGGTCAGCGCCACCGAGGTGGGGCGTCTGCTGCGTCACGAGTCGATCGGCACCGGCCGGACCGCCCGTACGGTCTTTCCCCTCGATGAACCCGCCGGTGCCGTGGAAGTGACCGGGCGCGCCGACACCCAACCGCTCGGTCTCGCCGGTGACGCGCGGCTCGGAGCACCAGGTGTGGCCGGCAAGGCACTGAAACTGGACGGTGCCGGGGACTACGCGCACACGGCGGCTCCGCACGTCGACACGCAGCGTCCGTTCACGGTCTCCGCGTGGGCCAAGCTCGATCGCATTCCGGGAGAGGGAGCGACGGTCGTCGCCCAACTGGGGCAGAACCGGCCGGGCTTCGAGCTGTACTACTCCAAGACCTTCAACCGCTGGGGATTCACCCAGTACTCGGGCGACGTCCCGGGTGCGACGCAAGTCCGCGCCGTTCAGCCCGAAGGGACCTCCGCACGAGTGGGGGAGTGGGTCCATCTCGTGGGTGTGCACGACGCGACCGCCAATACGCTGACCCTGTACGTCAACGGCGTGAAGTCAGCCAGTGTCGCCCAGTCCGCCGCCTGGTACGCGGGCGGTCGTGTCCAGGTTGGCGCGCTGACCATCGATGGGGGTGATTTGATACAGCACTTCCCCGGCACCATCGACGACATCCGCTTCTTCGACCGTCCGGTGGCCGATGACGAAGTACGGCAGCTGTTCCAGCAACGTCCGCTCGTCAAGGCCCGCTGGAAGTTCGACCAGCCCGGAGCGACAACATCACCGGACGACTCCGGCGAGGGGAACGACCTGACGCTGGGCGGTGGCACGCAGATCGGGTCCGGCTGGGTGGACGGAGGCCTGGTCCTCGACGGTGTCAACGACTACGCCGCCAGCGCGGCGGCCCCGGTGGACACGAGCACCAGCTTCACCGTGACCGCGTGGGCACAGGCCGCGGCGGTACCGCAGTCCGGCGTGACGCTGCTGAGCATGCCGGGGACACAGCAGAGCGCCTTCGCGGTCCGGTATCTGCCCAGCGCGACACCCGATACGGATCCGGGGCGCTGGCGGATCTCCGTCCCGGATCAGGACACCTCGGACGCCGGGTCCGCCGATGTCGAGAACGGCCAGTTCTACAGCGCGGCCGACTGGACCCATCTCGCGCTCGTCTACGACGGATTCGCCAAGCGGTTGCAGCTCTACGTGAACGGCGAACTGGAAGAGTCGGCCTGTGTCGACGCCGACGGCAATGGCGAAGGCGACGACAGCGCCTGCATCGACAGGATCTCGTGGTCCGAGAACGTGATCTCGTTCAAGGCCGCCCAGCCTCTGCAAATCGGCAGGCTCAGGAGCGGAACGTCCTGGGGACAGTACTGGCCCGGGGTTCTCTCCGATGTCTGGGCGTTCCAAGGCACTTTGACGGCGGATCAGGTCGTCCGGCTGGCGTACGGAATGCCCGGCCTGCCGACGGAGATTCCCGCGACCGACTGA
- a CDS encoding GOLPH3/VPS74 family protein codes for MPNETMPNETLIVEDLTLLMFDDKSGAIAGEGTLYYTLGGAVLVELGLGGHVTVDENDAGLNGLKVHAVAGDPLPDPVLRAAHEKIAERKRGVQTLLIEIGTGMRETVLDRLVERGMLRRESRKRLGLFHTTATVAGDTGHKKFLMETVRAVLVDGAEPDTRTTALIGLLSASGTLPTLHRSIPWSGKVYKRAKELEQTSWGAEAVNTAVLRTVTAVTVGTAVAATS; via the coding sequence ATGCCGAACGAAACGATGCCGAACGAAACACTCATCGTCGAAGATCTGACGCTGCTGATGTTCGACGACAAGTCGGGGGCGATCGCGGGAGAGGGCACGCTGTACTACACCCTGGGCGGCGCCGTTCTCGTGGAGCTCGGGCTCGGTGGGCATGTCACGGTCGATGAGAACGACGCCGGACTGAACGGCCTGAAGGTGCACGCCGTCGCCGGCGATCCGCTGCCGGATCCCGTGCTCCGGGCCGCCCACGAGAAGATCGCCGAGCGGAAGCGCGGTGTCCAGACGCTCCTCATCGAGATCGGCACGGGGATGCGTGAGACGGTGCTCGACCGGCTCGTGGAGCGGGGCATGCTGCGCCGGGAGAGCAGGAAGAGGCTGGGGCTGTTCCATACGACCGCCACGGTCGCCGGCGACACCGGGCACAAGAAGTTCCTCATGGAGACGGTCCGTGCCGTCCTGGTCGACGGCGCGGAGCCCGATACCCGTACGACGGCGTTGATCGGGCTGCTCTCCGCCAGCGGCACCCTGCCGACCCTGCACCGCTCCATCCCGTGGTCGGGAAAGGTCTACAAGCGTGCGAAGGAGCTGGAGCAGACCAGTTGGGGCGCCGAAGCGGTGAACACCGCGGTGCTGCGGACCGTGACGGCGGTGACCGTGGGGACGGCCGTCGCTGCGACGAGTTAG
- the rpsG gene encoding 30S ribosomal protein S7 has protein sequence MPRKGPAPKRPVIIDPVYGSPLVTSLINKLLLNGKRSTAERIVYGAMEGLREKTGNDPVITLKRALENVKPSLEVKSRRVGGATYQVPIEVKPGRASTLALRWLVGYSRARREKTMTERLMNELLDASNGLGASVKKREDTHKMAESNKAFAHYRW, from the coding sequence ATGCCTCGTAAGGGCCCTGCCCCGAAGCGCCCGGTCATCATCGACCCGGTCTACGGTTCTCCTCTTGTCACGTCGCTGATCAACAAGCTTCTGCTCAACGGCAAGCGTTCCACCGCCGAGCGGATCGTCTACGGCGCCATGGAAGGCCTCCGCGAGAAGACCGGCAACGACCCGGTCATCACGCTGAAGCGCGCGCTTGAGAACGTCAAGCCCTCGCTCGAGGTCAAGTCCCGCCGCGTCGGCGGCGCCACCTACCAGGTGCCGATCGAGGTCAAGCCCGGTCGCGCCTCCACCCTCGCGCTGCGCTGGCTGGTCGGTTACTCCCGCGCCCGTCGCGAGAAGACCATGACCGAGCGCCTCATGAACGAACTGCTCGACGCCTCCAACGGCCTCGGCGCTTCGGTCAAGAAGCGTGAGGACACGCACAAGATGGCCGAGTCCAACAAGGCCTTCGCGCACTACCGCTGGTAG
- a CDS encoding HD domain-containing protein: MLVEVAGVRAPAGRAAEAARIVCAEYADAALYHHSARSYFFGAAWAEARGLDFDRELFFVAAMLHDLALTPPFDSHTLAFEEAGGHLARVFTAGLGWPTERRDRTAELIVLHMRDDVAPEVDVESRLLQVGTSADVSGTGLEAFDSAFTDALVGAYPRLGFAHSFIRLFQDQAQRKPGCAAAELVAGGWAERTVSHALDANRKPRP; encoded by the coding sequence ATGCTGGTCGAGGTAGCCGGGGTGCGAGCACCCGCCGGGCGGGCGGCGGAGGCCGCGCGAATCGTCTGCGCGGAGTACGCGGACGCCGCGCTGTACCACCACTCCGCACGGTCCTACTTCTTCGGCGCGGCCTGGGCGGAGGCGCGCGGCCTGGACTTCGACCGCGAACTGTTCTTCGTCGCGGCGATGCTGCACGACTTGGCTCTCACTCCACCCTTCGACAGCCACACGCTCGCTTTCGAAGAGGCCGGCGGCCATCTGGCGCGCGTCTTCACCGCCGGTCTCGGCTGGCCGACCGAGCGACGCGACCGGACGGCCGAGCTGATCGTGCTCCACATGCGGGACGACGTCGCGCCGGAAGTGGACGTGGAAAGCCGGTTGTTGCAGGTGGGAACCAGCGCGGATGTATCCGGGACGGGCCTGGAGGCGTTCGATTCCGCCTTCACGGACGCGCTCGTCGGGGCGTACCCCCGGCTGGGCTTCGCCCATTCCTTCATCCGCCTGTTCCAGGACCAGGCGCAGCGCAAACCGGGCTGCGCAGCCGCGGAGTTGGTCGCAGGAGGGTGGGCGGAACGGACCGTTTCCCATGCGCTCGACGCCAACCGCAAGCCGCGACCGTAG
- the rpsL gene encoding 30S ribosomal protein S12: MPTIQQLVRKGRQDKVEKNKTPALEGSPQRRGVCTRVFTTTPKKPNSALRKVARVRLTSGIEVTAYIPGEGHNLQEHSIVLVRGGRVKDLPGVRYKIIRGSLDTQGVKNRKQARSRYGAKKEK; the protein is encoded by the coding sequence GTGCCTACGATCCAGCAGCTGGTCCGGAAGGGCCGGCAGGACAAGGTCGAGAAGAACAAGACGCCTGCCCTTGAGGGTTCCCCTCAGCGCCGCGGCGTCTGCACGCGTGTGTTCACGACCACCCCGAAGAAGCCCAACTCCGCCCTGCGGAAGGTCGCGCGTGTGCGGCTGACCTCCGGTATCGAGGTCACGGCATACATTCCGGGTGAGGGACACAACCTGCAGGAGCACTCCATCGTGCTCGTGCGTGGTGGCCGTGTGAAGGACCTGCCGGGTGTTCGCTACAAGATCATCCGCGGTTCCCTGGACACCCAGGGAGTCAAGAACCGCAAGCAGGCCCGCAGCCGCTACGGCGCCAAGAAGGAGAAGTAA
- the tuf gene encoding elongation factor Tu yields the protein MAKAKFERTKPHVNIGTIGHIDHGKTTLTAAITKVLHDAYPDLNEASAFDQIDKAPEERQRGITISIAHVEYQTESRHYAHVDCPGHADYIKNMITGAAQMDGAILVVAATDGPMPQTKEHVLLARQVGVPYIVVALNKADMVDDEEILELVELEVRELLSEYEFPGDDLPVVKVSALKALEGDKEWGQTVLDLMKAVDESIPQPERDVEKPFLMPIEDVFTITGRGTVVTGRIERGVLKVNETVDIVGIKTEKTTTTVTGIEMFRKLLDEGQAGENVGLLLRGIKREDVERGQVIIKPGSVTPHTEFEAQAYILSKDEGGRHTPFFNNYRPQFYFRTTDVTGVVTLPEGTEMVMPGDNTLMTVSLIQPVAMEEGLKFAIREGGRTVGAGQVTKISK from the coding sequence GTGGCGAAGGCGAAGTTCGAGCGGACTAAGCCGCACGTCAACATCGGCACCATCGGTCACATCGACCACGGTAAGACGACCCTCACGGCCGCCATTACCAAGGTGCTGCATGACGCGTACCCGGACCTGAACGAGGCCTCGGCCTTCGACCAGATCGACAAGGCTCCCGAGGAGCGCCAGCGCGGTATCACCATCTCCATCGCGCACGTCGAGTACCAGACGGAGTCGCGTCACTACGCGCACGTCGACTGCCCCGGTCACGCGGACTACATCAAGAACATGATCACGGGTGCGGCGCAGATGGACGGCGCCATCCTCGTCGTCGCCGCGACCGACGGCCCGATGCCGCAGACCAAGGAGCACGTGCTCCTGGCCCGCCAGGTCGGCGTGCCGTACATCGTTGTCGCGCTGAACAAGGCCGACATGGTGGACGACGAGGAGATCCTTGAGCTCGTCGAGCTCGAGGTCCGTGAGCTCCTCTCCGAGTACGAGTTCCCGGGCGACGACCTGCCGGTCGTCAAGGTCTCGGCGCTCAAGGCGCTCGAAGGCGACAAGGAGTGGGGCCAGACCGTCCTCGACCTGATGAAGGCCGTCGACGAGTCGATCCCGCAGCCCGAGCGTGACGTCGAGAAGCCGTTCCTCATGCCCATCGAGGACGTCTTCACGATCACCGGCCGTGGCACGGTCGTCACCGGCCGTATCGAGCGTGGTGTGCTCAAGGTCAACGAGACCGTCGACATCGTCGGTATCAAGACCGAGAAGACCACCACCACGGTCACCGGCATCGAGATGTTCCGCAAGCTGCTCGACGAGGGCCAGGCCGGTGAGAACGTCGGTCTGCTCCTCCGTGGCATCAAGCGCGAGGATGTCGAGCGCGGCCAGGTCATCATCAAGCCCGGTTCGGTCACGCCGCACACCGAGTTCGAGGCCCAGGCCTACATCCTGTCGAAGGACGAGGGTGGCCGTCACACCCCCTTCTTCAACAACTACCGCCCGCAGTTCTACTTCCGTACGACTGACGTGACCGGCGTCGTGACCCTCCCCGAGGGCACCGAGATGGTCATGCCGGGCGACAACACCCTCATGACGGTCTCGCTGATCCAGCCGGTCGCCATGGAGGAGGGCCTGAAGTTCGCCATCCGCGAGGGTGGCCGGACCGTGGGCGCCGGCCAGGTCACCAAGATCAGCAAGTAA
- the fusA gene encoding elongation factor G: MATTSLDLAKVRNIGIMAHIDAGKTTTTERILFYTGVSYKIGEVHDGAATMDWMEQEQERGITITSAATTCHWPLDDVDHTINIIDTPGHVDFTVEVERSLRVLDGAVTVFDGVAGVEPQSETVWRQADRYGVPRICFVNKLDRTGAEFHRCVDMIVDRLGAVPLVMQLPIGAEADFKGVVDLVSMKAFVWSAEATKGEMYDVVDIPDTHTEAAEEWRGKLLEAVSENDDEMMELYLEGQEPTEEQLHAAIRRITLASKGAADSVTVTPVFCGTAFKNKGVQPLLDAVVRYLPSPLDVDAIEGHDVKDPERVIKRKPSDDEPFAGLAFKIASDPHLGKLTFVRIYSGRLTAGTAVLNSVKGKKERIGKIYRMHANKREEIESVGAGDIVAVMGLKQTTTGETLSDDKNPVILESMDFPAPVIQVAIEPKSKGDQERLGVAIQRLAEEDPSFQVHSDEETGQTIIGGMGELHLEVLVDRMKREFRVEANVGKPQVAYRETIRKAVERIDYTHKKQTGGTGQFAKVQIALEPIEGGDATYEFVNKVTGGRIPREYIPSVDAGAQEAMQFGILAGYEMVGVRVTLLDGGYHEVDSSELAFKIAGSQAFKDGARRASPVLLEPMMAVEVTTPEDYMGDVIGDLNSRRGQIQAMEERSGARVVKGLVPLSEMFGYVGDLRSKTSGRASYSMQFDSYAEVPRNVAEEIIAKAKGE; encoded by the coding sequence ATGGCCACCACTTCGCTTGACCTGGCCAAGGTCCGCAACATCGGGATCATGGCCCACATCGACGCGGGCAAGACGACCACCACCGAGCGGATCCTGTTCTACACCGGTGTGAGCTACAAGATCGGTGAAGTCCACGACGGCGCTGCCACGATGGACTGGATGGAGCAGGAGCAGGAGCGCGGCATCACGATCACGTCTGCCGCGACGACCTGTCACTGGCCGCTCGACGATGTCGATCACACGATCAACATCATCGACACCCCCGGTCACGTCGACTTCACCGTCGAGGTGGAGCGTTCGCTCCGCGTCCTCGACGGCGCTGTCACCGTCTTCGACGGAGTGGCCGGCGTCGAGCCGCAGTCCGAGACCGTATGGCGTCAGGCGGACCGCTACGGCGTGCCGCGTATCTGCTTCGTCAACAAGCTCGACCGGACCGGCGCGGAGTTCCACCGCTGCGTCGACATGATCGTGGACCGCCTCGGCGCGGTTCCGCTGGTCATGCAGCTTCCGATCGGTGCCGAGGCCGACTTCAAGGGCGTCGTCGACCTCGTGTCGATGAAGGCCTTCGTCTGGTCCGCCGAGGCCACCAAGGGCGAGATGTACGACGTCGTCGACATCCCGGACACGCACACCGAGGCCGCCGAGGAATGGCGCGGCAAGCTCCTCGAAGCCGTGTCCGAGAACGACGACGAGATGATGGAGCTGTACCTGGAGGGCCAGGAGCCCACCGAGGAGCAGCTGCACGCGGCGATCCGCCGTATCACCCTCGCTTCCAAGGGCGCGGCCGACTCCGTCACCGTCACGCCCGTGTTCTGCGGTACCGCGTTCAAGAACAAGGGCGTTCAGCCCCTGCTCGACGCGGTTGTGCGCTACCTGCCCTCCCCCCTGGACGTCGACGCCATCGAAGGCCACGACGTCAAGGACCCGGAGCGGGTCATCAAGCGCAAGCCGTCCGACGACGAGCCCTTCGCCGGGCTCGCCTTCAAGATCGCGAGCGACCCGCACCTGGGCAAGCTCACCTTCGTCCGGATCTACTCCGGTCGCCTGACGGCCGGCACCGCGGTGCTGAACTCCGTGAAGGGCAAGAAGGAGCGCATCGGCAAGATCTACCGTATGCACGCGAACAAGCGTGAGGAGATCGAGTCGGTGGGCGCCGGTGACATCGTCGCCGTCATGGGCCTGAAGCAGACCACCACCGGTGAGACGCTGAGCGACGACAAGAACCCGGTGATCCTGGAGTCCATGGACTTCCCGGCGCCGGTGATCCAGGTCGCGATCGAGCCCAAGTCCAAGGGTGACCAGGAGCGTCTGGGTGTCGCCATCCAGCGCCTCGCGGAGGAGGACCCCTCCTTCCAGGTTCACTCGGACGAGGAGACCGGCCAGACCATCATCGGTGGTATGGGCGAGCTTCACCTCGAAGTGCTTGTCGACCGCATGAAGCGCGAGTTCCGCGTGGAGGCGAATGTCGGTAAGCCGCAGGTCGCTTACCGTGAGACGATCCGCAAGGCCGTCGAGCGTATCGACTACACGCACAAGAAGCAGACCGGTGGTACCGGCCAGTTCGCGAAGGTGCAGATCGCGCTTGAGCCCATCGAGGGCGGCGACGCGACCTACGAGTTCGTGAACAAGGTGACCGGTGGCCGTATCCCCCGTGAGTACATCCCCTCGGTGGACGCGGGCGCGCAGGAGGCCATGCAGTTCGGCATCCTCGCCGGCTACGAGATGGTGGGCGTGCGCGTCACCCTTCTCGACGGTGGCTACCACGAGGTCGACTCCTCCGAACTCGCCTTCAAGATCGCCGGTTCGCAGGCGTTCAAGGACGGCGCCCGCCGGGCGTCTCCCGTGCTTCTCGAACCGATGATGGCCGTCGAGGTCACCACGCCCGAGGACTACATGGGCGATGTCATCGGCGACCTCAACTCCCGCCGTGGCCAGATCCAGGCCATGGAGGAGCGCAGCGGCGCTCGCGTCGTGAAGGGCCTCGTGCCCCTCTCGGAGATGTTCGGCTACGTCGGAGACCTCCGCAGCAAGACGTCGGGTCGCGCAAGCTACTCGATGCAGTTCGACTCCTACGCCGAGGTTCCCCGGAACGTCGCCGAGGAGATCATCGCGAAGGCCAAGGGCGAGTAG